A genomic segment from Aegilops tauschii subsp. strangulata cultivar AL8/78 chromosome 1, Aet v6.0, whole genome shotgun sequence encodes:
- the LOC109735042 gene encoding uncharacterized protein, whose protein sequence is MWALNMKAGGPCLTPIRPAPAARAGKPFAAAAGKAGPWSAWRRRGPAVRPLVAVRASGRIGEGGAAAGGGDEEAESKASSFGSGDASVPTGDGSDGLNEPPVESKSTEPINISNSNYWRDVRANLVRREQELLVDPSVPAESKASSGEAVHQLPQKWAHPITMPEAGCVLVATEVLDDDSVFERTVILLLRLGSRGTFDGPFGVILNRPLYTKIKNVNPSSFQDQTTPFGDCALFFGGPVDMSMFLVRTKDSSRLKGFEEVIPGICFGFRTELEKAGVLMKSGAINTEDLRFFVGHAAWDYEQLLSEIRAGYWAVASCSTELISDAVSTDPSCLWTEILQLMGGHYSELSQKPKQDSS, encoded by the exons ATGTGGGCCCTCAACATGAAGGCCGGCGGGCCGTGCCTCACGCCGATTcgccccgcccccgccgcccgggccgggaagcccttcgccgccgccgccggcaaggCGGGCCCGTGGTCCGCGTGGCGGAGGCGCGGCCCGGCGGTGAGGCCGCTCGTGGCGGTGCGCGCGTCGGGGAGGATAGGCGAGGGCGgggccgccgccggcggcggcgacgaggaaGCCGAGAGCAAGGCATCCTCTTTCG GAAGTGGCGACGCATCCGTTCCAACAGGAGATGGCTCCGATGGATTGAACGAACCACCTGTTGAATCAAAATCTACTGAGCCAATTAATATTTCGAACAGCAATTACTGGAGAGATGTCAGAGCGAACCTTGTGCGTCGGGAACAG GAGCTATTGGTAGATCCAAGTGTTCCTGCAGAGTCAAAGGCGTCCTCTGGAGAAGCAGTACACCAGCTTCCTCAGAAGTGGGCTCACCCTATTACAATGCCGGAGGCAGGGTGTGTCTTGGTAGCTACTGAGGTGCTCGATGACGACAGCGTCTTTGAAAGAACTGTTATTCTCCTGCTCAGACTTGGGTCGAGAGGTACCTTTGATGGCCCATTTGGGGTCATCCTAAACCGTCCACTTTACACGAAGATCAAGAATGTGAATCCATCATCATTCCAAGACCAAACAACCCCTTTCGGCGACTGCGCCCTCTTCTTCGGAGGCCCCGTCGACATGAGCATGTTCTTGGTACGTACTAAAGACAGCTCACGTCTGAAGGGGTTTGAGGAGGTGATACCAGGCATCTGCTTCGGCTTTCGAACCGAACTGGAGAAGGCTGGTGTTCTGATGAAGAGTGGTGCGATCAATACCGAGGACCTGAGATTCTTCGTGGGGCATGCAGCCTGGGATTACGAGCAGCTCCTGAGCGAGATCAGGGCAGGATACTGGGCTGTTGCTTCCTGCAGCACAGAGCTGATCAGCGACGCGGTGTCAACAGATCCTTCCTGCCTCTGGACTGAGATACTGCAGCTGATGGGAGGGCATTACTCGGAGCTCAGCCAGAAACCGAAGCAAGACAGCTCGTAG
- the LOC109735043 gene encoding ethylene-responsive transcription factor RAP2-9-like produces MDQRAACGGEGGGVQRRRPYKGVRRRQWGKWVSEIRVPGTRERLWLGSYATAEAAAVAHDAAVCLLRGGAGGGLNFPGRAAAYGRVLHHGGAGQLLSPRSVQRVASDAGMAADAQLVELRERVPAPPGQETAPDGGIDAVHGGAGAGEQMAYGGTGTRSYSPGSEQLVYGELSVDDMEIVTMLQLV; encoded by the coding sequence ATGGACCAGCGGGCGGCCTGCGGCGGCGAAGGAGGGGGCGTCCAGCGGCGGCGGCCGTACAAGGGCGTGAGGCGGCGGCAGTGGGGGAAGTGGGTGTCGGAGATCCGGGTGCCCGGGACGCGGGAGCGCCTCTGGCTCGGCTCCTACGCCACCGCCGAGGCGGCCGCCGTCGCGCACGACGCCGCCGTCTGCCTCctccgcggcggcgccggcggcggcctcAACTTCCCGGGCCGCGCCGCCGCCTACGGCCGCGTCCTCCACCACGGGGGCGCGGGCCAGCTGCTCTCGCCACGGTCGGTCCAGCGCGTGGCGTCCGACGCTGGCATGGCCGCCGACGCGCAGCTCGTGGAGCTGCGCGAGAGGGTCCCCGCGCCGCCCGGCCAGGAGACGGCGCCGGACGGTGGCATTGACGCCGTGCATGGTGGTGCTGGTGCCGGAGAGCAAATGGCATACGGTGGTACTGGTACGAGGAGCTACAGCCCCGGAAGCGAGCAGCTCGTCTACGGGGAGCTCAGTGTGGACGACATGGAGATCGTGACGATGTTGCAGCTAGTGTAG
- the LOC109735041 gene encoding uncharacterized protein isoform X1, with protein MATEVNQNCFAWPHEESSGQGSSQGTTQVFDHGSISFGRFDLESLAWEKWSVFTNDRRTEEFVKFNGLVAKKKAYFEEYFKRIRELKALEQQNQQTELNLEYSGDGSDSSQTGEDEPVAKHASPTGSGTHVDDSIGQIAAETTPEHQLGCYKDHNESISNGISTMTRSSSVGGLQIIGEETGENASSDKQNAKCGQDDLVMPNEATMTPKRIIEKCSRISQASKIIPKTVKMTSSYNPDHTFVSKGPESAKPIVINQKTKPGNIQSLRNPKAATTNVIGTTGRTKRVPKEDPGAIALRRPSSAASQRPSTRERRPVTRDGSRNPAGMASSCRPSTAERRLATRDLAANQTNIASPCRPSTAERRAITKELAPKHANVATPRRPSTADRRPITKEPAPNNANIATPRRPSTHDRRLTTKEPAAPKHANIATPQRPSTAERRPARREMAPKLAGIASPCWPSTAERRPVARGIAEKNADVVTLRRPSTAERRPIKREAAPKHADVVPLRRPSTAERRPVTRDTGLKHANVGNPCCPSTPERCLSRGNAAKHADVVITPCRPSTGERRAIAKENTLKLDPKTPIRLRAMPGDSNGAMATAATPQKAITRNLVKTSKPEMKSYAKERLELQVGGKLKSSSVNLPPRKVLTSNVGANRVVENIRKPNKQGIQETVGSRVFASKNATPLQTGSAKTRVPNPPPPPPPRRASQSPSKPSPNKLSVGGRKPKASTPHWH; from the exons ATGGCGACAGAGGTCAATCAAAACTGTTTTGCATGGCCGCATGAGGAATCATCTGGACAGGGTAGTTCTCAG GGAACAACGCAAGTGTTTGACCATGGTTCCATATCTTTTGGAAGATTCGATTTGGAATCGCTAGCATGGGAAAAGTGGTCTGTTTTTACCAATGACAGGCGCACTGAGGAGTTTGTTAAATTTAATGGATTAGTTGCTAAGAAGAAGGCATACTTTGAAGAATACTTTAAGAGGATTAGGGAGCTAAAGGCTTTGGAACAACAAAACCAACAAACTGAACTGAATCTAGAGTACAGTGGCGATGGTAGTGATTCTAGTCAGACAGGAGAAGACGAACCAGTTGCAAAGCATGCATCTCCCACTGGATCTGGAACTCATGTTGATGATTCCATTGGACAAATAGCAGCCGAGACCACACCTGAGCATCAGCTGGGATGCTACAAGGATCACAATGAGAGCATAAGTAATGGAATTTCCACAATGACTCGTTCTTCATCCGTTGGAGGCTTACAGATAATTGGCGAAGAAACCGGAGAAAATGCAAGCAGTGATAAGCAAAATGCTAAATGTGGTCAAGATGATCTGGTGATGCCCAATGAAGCTACGATGACCCCTAAGAGAATTATTGAGAAGTGCTCCCGGATTAGTCAAGCTTCAAAAATTATTCCAAAGACGGTCAAGATGACTTCTAGTTATAATCCTGATCACACATTTGTCAGTAAG GGTCCTGAATCGGCCAAGCCCATTGTGATAAATCAGAAAACCAAGCCTGGAAATATTCAATCATTGCGGAATCCAAAAGCAGCAACCACCAATGTGATTGGCACCACGGGAAGAACCAAACGCGTGCCCAAAGAAGATCCTGGTGCCATAGCTCTTAGAAGACCTTCCTCAGCAGCATCGCAACGGCCCTCCACCAGGGAACGGCGACCTGTCACCAGAGACGGTTCACGGAACCCTGCTGGAATGGCTAGCTCATGTCGCCCCTCTACTGCTGAAAGACGCCTTGCCACTAGAGACCTGGCAGCAAATCAAACAAACATTGCTAGCCCATGTCGACCATCTACTGCTGAAAGGCGCGCTATAACCAAAGAGCTGGCACCAAAGCATGCCAACGTAGCGACCCCACGTCGGCCATCTACAGCTGATAGGCGCCCTATCACCAAAGAGCCGGCACCAAATAATGCTAACATTGCTACCCCACGCCGACCGTCTACTCATGATAGGCGCCTTACCACCAAAGAGCCAGCAGCACCTAAGCATGCCAACATTGCTACCCCACAACGACCTTCTACTGCCGAAAGGCGTCCTGCACGCAGAGAGATGGCACCAAAGCTTGCTGGTATTGCCAGTCCATGTTGGCCATCTACCGCTGAAAGGCGGCCTGTCGCAAGAGGGATTGCAGAGAAGAATGCTGATGTTGTCACCCTGCGTCGACCATCTACTGCTGAGAGGCGCCCTATAAAAAGAGAAGCTGCTCCAAAGCATGCCGATGTTGTTCCTCTTCGCAGGCCTTCTACTGCTGAGAGACGCCCTGTTACCAGAGACACTGGGCTTAAGCATGCTAATGTTGGCAACCCTTGTTGCCCTTCAACTCCTGAGCGATGCCTCAGCAGGGGAAATGCAGCAAAGCATGCTGATGTTGTCATCACCCCTTGTCGCCCTTCAACGGGAGAAAGACGCGCTATTGCCAAAGAGAATACCCTAAAATTGGATCCAAAAACACCAATAAGGTTGAGAGCAATGCCGGGTGATTCAAATGGTGCTATGGCCACAGCG GCTACTCCCCAGAAGGCAATTACTCGAAATCTTGTTAAAACTAGCAAACCAGAGATGAAAAG CTATGCTAAGGAAAGGTTAGAACTTCAAGTTGGCGGGAAACTAAAATCTAG TTCTGTTAATCTTCCTCCAAGGAAAGTTTTGACTTCGAATGTTGGAGCCAATCGAGTCGTGGAGAACATCAGAAAGCCAAATAAGCAG GGCATTCAGGAGACCGTTGGATCTCGAGTATTTGCATCAAAGAATGCAACTCCTTTGCAGACCGGAAGCGCAAAGACAAGGGTACCAAAC ccgccaccgcctcccccACCACGCAGGGCATCCCAGTCGCCGAGCAAGCCAAGCCCAAATAAATTGTCTGTTGGTGGTAGAAAGCCAAA GGCCTCTACTCCACACTGGCACTAA
- the LOC109735041 gene encoding uncharacterized protein isoform X2, giving the protein MATEVNQNCFAWPHEESSGQGSSQGTTQVFDHGSISFGRFDLESLAWEKWSVFTNDRRTEEFVKFNGLVAKKKAYFEEYFKRIRELKALEQQNQQTELNLEYSGDGSDSSQTGEDEPVAKHASPTGSGTHVDDSIGQIAAETTPEHQLGCYKDHNESISNGISTMTRSSSVGGLQIIGEETGENASSDKQNAKCGQDDLVMPNEATMTPKRIIEKCSRISQASKIIPKTVKMTSSYNPDHTFVSKGPESAKPIVINQKTKPGNIQSLRNPKAATTNVIGTTGRTKRVPKEDPGAIALRRPSSAASQRPSTRERRPVTRDGSRNPAGMASSCRPSTAERRLATRDLAANQTNIASPCRPSTAERRAITKELAPKHANVATPRRPSTADRRPITKEPAPNNANIATPRRPSTHDRRLTTKEPAAPKHANIATPQRPSTAERRPARREMAPKLAGIASPCWPSTAERRPVARGIAEKNADVVTLRRPSTAERRPIKREAAPKHADVVPLRRPSTAERRPVTRDTGLKHANVGNPCCPSTPERCLSRGNAAKHADAKENTLKLDPKTPIRLRAMPGDSNGAMATAATPQKAITRNLVKTSKPEMKSYAKERLELQVGGKLKSSSVNLPPRKVLTSNVGANRVVENIRKPNKQGIQETVGSRVFASKNATPLQTGSAKTRVPNPPPPPPPRRASQSPSKPSPNKLSVGGRKPKASTPHWH; this is encoded by the exons ATGGCGACAGAGGTCAATCAAAACTGTTTTGCATGGCCGCATGAGGAATCATCTGGACAGGGTAGTTCTCAG GGAACAACGCAAGTGTTTGACCATGGTTCCATATCTTTTGGAAGATTCGATTTGGAATCGCTAGCATGGGAAAAGTGGTCTGTTTTTACCAATGACAGGCGCACTGAGGAGTTTGTTAAATTTAATGGATTAGTTGCTAAGAAGAAGGCATACTTTGAAGAATACTTTAAGAGGATTAGGGAGCTAAAGGCTTTGGAACAACAAAACCAACAAACTGAACTGAATCTAGAGTACAGTGGCGATGGTAGTGATTCTAGTCAGACAGGAGAAGACGAACCAGTTGCAAAGCATGCATCTCCCACTGGATCTGGAACTCATGTTGATGATTCCATTGGACAAATAGCAGCCGAGACCACACCTGAGCATCAGCTGGGATGCTACAAGGATCACAATGAGAGCATAAGTAATGGAATTTCCACAATGACTCGTTCTTCATCCGTTGGAGGCTTACAGATAATTGGCGAAGAAACCGGAGAAAATGCAAGCAGTGATAAGCAAAATGCTAAATGTGGTCAAGATGATCTGGTGATGCCCAATGAAGCTACGATGACCCCTAAGAGAATTATTGAGAAGTGCTCCCGGATTAGTCAAGCTTCAAAAATTATTCCAAAGACGGTCAAGATGACTTCTAGTTATAATCCTGATCACACATTTGTCAGTAAG GGTCCTGAATCGGCCAAGCCCATTGTGATAAATCAGAAAACCAAGCCTGGAAATATTCAATCATTGCGGAATCCAAAAGCAGCAACCACCAATGTGATTGGCACCACGGGAAGAACCAAACGCGTGCCCAAAGAAGATCCTGGTGCCATAGCTCTTAGAAGACCTTCCTCAGCAGCATCGCAACGGCCCTCCACCAGGGAACGGCGACCTGTCACCAGAGACGGTTCACGGAACCCTGCTGGAATGGCTAGCTCATGTCGCCCCTCTACTGCTGAAAGACGCCTTGCCACTAGAGACCTGGCAGCAAATCAAACAAACATTGCTAGCCCATGTCGACCATCTACTGCTGAAAGGCGCGCTATAACCAAAGAGCTGGCACCAAAGCATGCCAACGTAGCGACCCCACGTCGGCCATCTACAGCTGATAGGCGCCCTATCACCAAAGAGCCGGCACCAAATAATGCTAACATTGCTACCCCACGCCGACCGTCTACTCATGATAGGCGCCTTACCACCAAAGAGCCAGCAGCACCTAAGCATGCCAACATTGCTACCCCACAACGACCTTCTACTGCCGAAAGGCGTCCTGCACGCAGAGAGATGGCACCAAAGCTTGCTGGTATTGCCAGTCCATGTTGGCCATCTACCGCTGAAAGGCGGCCTGTCGCAAGAGGGATTGCAGAGAAGAATGCTGATGTTGTCACCCTGCGTCGACCATCTACTGCTGAGAGGCGCCCTATAAAAAGAGAAGCTGCTCCAAAGCATGCCGATGTTGTTCCTCTTCGCAGGCCTTCTACTGCTGAGAGACGCCCTGTTACCAGAGACACTGGGCTTAAGCATGCTAATGTTGGCAACCCTTGTTGCCCTTCAACTCCTGAGCGATGCCTCAGCAGGGGAAATGCAGCAAAGCATGCTGA TGCCAAAGAGAATACCCTAAAATTGGATCCAAAAACACCAATAAGGTTGAGAGCAATGCCGGGTGATTCAAATGGTGCTATGGCCACAGCG GCTACTCCCCAGAAGGCAATTACTCGAAATCTTGTTAAAACTAGCAAACCAGAGATGAAAAG CTATGCTAAGGAAAGGTTAGAACTTCAAGTTGGCGGGAAACTAAAATCTAG TTCTGTTAATCTTCCTCCAAGGAAAGTTTTGACTTCGAATGTTGGAGCCAATCGAGTCGTGGAGAACATCAGAAAGCCAAATAAGCAG GGCATTCAGGAGACCGTTGGATCTCGAGTATTTGCATCAAAGAATGCAACTCCTTTGCAGACCGGAAGCGCAAAGACAAGGGTACCAAAC ccgccaccgcctcccccACCACGCAGGGCATCCCAGTCGCCGAGCAAGCCAAGCCCAAATAAATTGTCTGTTGGTGGTAGAAAGCCAAA GGCCTCTACTCCACACTGGCACTAA
- the LOC109735040 gene encoding cytochrome c: protein MASFSEAPPGNPDAGAKIFKTKCAQCHTVDAGAGHKQGPNLHGLFGRQSGTTAGYSYSAANKNKAVEWEENTLYDYLLNPKKYIPGTKMVFPGLKKPQDRADLIAYLKKATSS from the exons atggcttCCTTCTCCGAGGCTCCCCCCGGCAACCCCGACGCCGGCGCCAAGATCTTCAAGACCAAGTGCGCGCAGTGCCACACCGTCGACGCGGGCGCCGGCCACAAGCAAG GTCCAAACTTGCATGGTCTGTTTGGGAGGCAGTCGGGTACCACCGCTGGTTACTCCTACTCTGCGGCAAACAAGAACAAGGCTGTGGAGTGGGAGGAGAACACTCTGTATGACTACTTGCTTAATCCTAAGAAG TACATCCCTGGAACCAAGATGGTCTTCCCTGGGCTGAAGAAGCCACAGGACCGTGCTGATCTCATTGCGTACCTGAAGAAAGCCACCTCCTCTTGA